One Curtobacterium sp. MCLR17_007 DNA window includes the following coding sequences:
- the rpsT gene encoding 30S ribosomal protein S20 has product MANIKSQMKRIKTNLKAQERNKAYKSELKTLIRHTNEAITAGDKEKAAAALVTATKKLDKAVSKGVIHKNQAANRKSAIAKKVASL; this is encoded by the coding sequence ATGGCGAACATCAAGTCGCAGATGAAGCGCATCAAGACCAACCTGAAGGCCCAGGAGCGCAACAAGGCCTACAAGTCCGAGCTCAAGACGCTCATCCGCCACACCAACGAAGCCATCACCGCTGGCGACAAGGAGAAGGCCGCTGCCGCTCTCGTCACCGCGACGAAGAAGCTCGACAAGGCCGTGAGCAAGGGCGTCATCCACAAGAACCAGGCCGCGAACCGCAAGTCGGCCATCGCGAAGAAGGTCGCGTCGCTCTGA
- the holA gene encoding DNA polymerase III subunit delta, with product MPAKKPVRAAAKIDQVPWSGIRPAPVVLVTGPETFLAERSTGMLRDLLLGEDPALEVHDLEADQYAPGLLATLASPSLFGEPRMVRVTNVEKCTDAFITETISYLGAPADDVTLVLRHGGGVRGKKLLDTIRSGVGGGIEVQCDELKRETDRIDFVNAEFRAARRRIAPSAVRTLVAAFADDLAELAAACRQLLADEAQEITDKVVDKYYGGRVETNAFKVADIALAGRSAPAIVELRHALATGEAPVPIVAAFASKIRTMAKVSAFRGSSGQAASALGLAPWQVQRAQRDVAGWSESGLANAIISIAEADTAVKGGSRDAHYALEVMVRTIARRGEPR from the coding sequence ATGCCCGCCAAGAAGCCCGTTCGAGCCGCCGCGAAGATCGACCAGGTCCCGTGGTCGGGCATCCGTCCCGCGCCCGTCGTCCTCGTGACCGGCCCCGAGACGTTCCTGGCGGAGCGCTCGACCGGCATGCTGCGTGACCTGCTCCTCGGCGAAGACCCCGCGCTCGAGGTCCACGACCTCGAAGCCGACCAGTACGCGCCGGGTCTGCTGGCGACCCTCGCCAGTCCGTCCCTGTTCGGCGAACCACGCATGGTCCGCGTCACCAACGTCGAGAAGTGCACCGACGCCTTCATCACCGAGACCATCTCGTACCTCGGCGCCCCGGCCGACGACGTCACCCTCGTCCTGCGGCACGGTGGTGGCGTCCGCGGCAAGAAGCTGCTCGACACGATCCGCAGCGGTGTGGGCGGCGGGATCGAAGTGCAGTGCGACGAACTCAAGCGCGAGACCGACCGCATCGACTTCGTGAACGCCGAGTTCCGCGCCGCGCGGCGCAGGATCGCTCCCTCGGCGGTCCGGACGCTGGTGGCCGCCTTCGCCGACGACCTCGCCGAGCTGGCGGCGGCGTGCCGGCAGCTCCTGGCGGACGAAGCCCAGGAGATCACGGACAAGGTCGTCGACAAGTACTACGGCGGCCGCGTCGAGACCAACGCGTTCAAGGTCGCCGACATCGCGCTCGCGGGTCGGTCCGCGCCGGCGATCGTCGAACTCCGACACGCCCTCGCGACCGGCGAGGCCCCGGTGCCGATCGTCGCCGCCTTCGCCAGCAAGATCCGCACGATGGCCAAGGTCAGCGCGTTCCGCGGGTCGAGCGGACAGGCCGCCTCCGCGCTCGGGCTGGCACCGTGGCAGGTACAGCGTGCGCAGCGCGACGTCGCGGGGTGGAGCGAGTCCGGCCTGGCGAACGCCATCATCAGCATCGCCGAGGCGGACACCGCGGTGAAGGGCGGTTCGCGCGACGCGCACTACGCCCTCGAGGTCATGGTCCGCACCATCGCCCGACGCGGCGAGCCCCGCTGA